One region of Mangifera indica cultivar Alphonso chromosome 3, CATAS_Mindica_2.1, whole genome shotgun sequence genomic DNA includes:
- the LOC123211562 gene encoding S-protein homolog 6-like has translation MKIHNSILLILLVALGIIIISFIQPDQYIFGIEYEVRVINGFSNNSSLPLVIWCSSEDSDLGGRALQEGDDFSWRLKTNFWGTTNFLCTMKWEEKRKRFDAFKVRRDCRRCNPFRKCSWLVKEDGFYFSNDEVNWKKDFPWY, from the coding sequence ATGAAGATTCACAATAGCATTTTGCTTATACTTCTCGTTGCTTTAGGCATAATTATCATCTCTTTTATCCAACCGGACCAATACATCTTCGGTATAGAATACGAGGTTCGTGTCATCAATGGCTTCTCCAACAACTCCTCATTGCCTCTGGTCATTTGGTGCTCCTCCGAGGACAGTGATCTTGGCGGACGTGCGCTCCAAGAAGGTGATGATTTCAGCTGGAGACTCAAAACCAACTTCTGGGGCACTACAAATTTCTTGTGCACCATGAAGtgggaagaaaaaagaaaacgttTCGACGCTTTTAAAGTTCGAAGGGATTGCCGTCGGTGTAACCCTTTTAGAAAGTGCTCTTGGCTGGTGAAAGAAGACGGATTTTACTTCAGCAACGATGAGGTCAACTGGAAGAAAGACTTTCCATGGTACTGA
- the LOC123210558 gene encoding uncharacterized protein LOC123210558 isoform X2 has protein sequence MEGKCLNNQLQRLIEAIKASDVVESRVKLLNEVTDLDLSENSDVALLVECLTTFWEDFTCLDVSQCMLNKSILSVAAKYVNSDLSGCLVQFLSLGMKGSMWCRKHLKMTCMSKEESQEEEHCSFFYQLLSDFMNFSADSFLALVRYPISNCETSMIIIEKFIMEQFNLTKDAISESKIINSVGLDIFKVAQAIIDAVIRLCKEYSQAVNVESSNARSEKNQFGRLCKEPIVVNHVANITKCAIERLSELGILAASGGGSLVTILNASWKGVVTLLQLGKGALAVKMNVADIIVTLISLINESLRCTTEAWSSKLKEAISVSEARRTFIPVKFYLINAVKIASLFPRQAYIVYKEITLCVLMISSLRISLSHDKGLKIASEVLTELLERSSLDLLNSLLNSPLDRLEKLEILDCLFTEECNLNPIRGEPISNYRAASTDEIFSLSCEAMSGARMLLPGRVGLFLSFLMYSPDLGEDMKLIMIRKVGWLLDVLTDEEVYSSILVSQIPVLYSSGKTVELVWQTLFSALLHALKTFMIAVSSCHAWEDFMAFLLENFFHPHVLCREIVMELWCFLVRHAEVDLVNGIIDKLCTLMKSLVSSESVFLPGSTLRKMAHSICILLTYSRQSLVDKVYNYVASDDRSQSSSIMYLALLLEGFPINSLSDNIRSFAKQKIITDHFSFIERFADKSFSASSSGVLGVPVFALSASLQLAYRNAADKVMKNQYCKLLSETLRIISNMKHLYSVDEMEEVILELQDLFISGSTDSDIQFYQCKAELALFMAGFGQVEISESDDCAKSCAVWKLYHMLLRERHWALVHQALAAFGYFSERTTCNQLWRFVPEDAALSYDLESGNEPNEERFMSEFKAFLEKELTLLTVTCSSEQPRLLVKEGLLLREIVRNISNIELEPMACERMEIAGENLSNKRRKLPGEVSKGMELLQNGLKVIGDGISNWQQSQFDSTELQKFLASLSRLEDAISHLVGLTDSS, from the exons ATGGAAGGAAAGTGCTTAAACAACCAGTTGCAGAGGCTAATAGAGGCCATCAAAGCTTCAGAC GTTGTTGAGAGCCGCGTTAAACTGCTCAACGAAGTGACGGATTTAGATTTATCGGAGAATTCTGATGTAGCTTTGCTTGTAGAATGCCTAACT ACATTTTGGGAAGACTTCACTTGTTTGGATGTGTCGCAGTGTATGTTAAACAAGAGTATTTTGTCTGTGGCTGCAAAATATGTAAATTCAGACCTATCTGGTTGTTTAGTGCAATTTCTAAGTCTGGGGATGAAG GGAAGCATGTGGTGCAGGAAGCATTTGAAGATGACCTGTATGTCAAAGGAGGAGTCTCAAGAGGAAGAGCATTGCAGCTTCTTTTACCAG CTGCTTTcagattttatgaatttttctGCTGATAGTTTTTTGGCTCTTGTGAGATATCCTATTTCAAACTGTGAGACATCGATGATTATCATTGAGAAGTTCATTATGgaacaatttaatttaacaaaagaTGCAATATCAGAGAGCAAG ATTATCAATTCAGTTGGCTTGGATATCTTCAAAGTTGCTCAGGCAATTATTGATGCTGTGATAAGGCTTTGCAAAGAATATTCTCAAGCTGTAAATGTGGAGTCCTCTAATGCAAGAtctgaaaaaaatcaattcggcAGGCTGTGCAAAGAGCCTATTGTTGTGAATCATGTTGCCAACATAACAAAATGTGCAATTGAAAGATTGTCTGAATTGGGCATCCTGGCTGCAAGTGGTGGTGGCAGTCTGGTAACAATACTAAATGCGTCATGGAAAGGTGTGGTGACCTTGCTTCAGCTTGGCAAGGGAGCATTAGCAGTAAAGATGAATGTAGCAGATATTATAGTGACTTTGATTTCACTGATCAATGAATCTCTCAGATGCACAACTGAGGCTTGGTCTTCTAAACTTAAGGAAGCCATTTCTGTAAGTGAAGCCAGAAGAACATTTATTCCAGTGAAATTTTACCTGATCAATGCCGTAAAGATAGCTTCCCTCTTTCCTAGACAAGCATATATAGTGTATAAAGAGATAACACTTTGTGTACTGATGATCTCAAGTTTAAGAATTTCGCTAAGTCATGATAAAGGTTTGAAAATTGCCAGTGAAGTATTGACAGAACTTCTTGAGAGATCATCTTTGGATTTACTTAATTCTTTACTGAATTCACCTCTTGACAGACTGGAGAAGCTTGAAATTCTTGACTGTTTATTCACTGAGGAATGTAATTTGAACCCTATCCGTGGAGAGCCAATAAGTAACTATAGGGCAGCTTCAACTGATGAAATCTTTTCTCTCAGTTGCGAAGCAATGTCTGGGGCAAGAATGTTATTGCCTGGTCGAGTTGGATTGTTTCTTAGTTTTCTGATGTATTCTCCTGATCTTGGAGAAGACATGAAGCTCATCATGATCAGAAAGGTCGGTTGGCTTTTAGATGTGTTAACAGATGAGGAGGTGTATTCTTCCATTCTTGTCTCCCAAATTCCAGTATTATACAGTTCTGGAAAAACTGTTGAACTAGTCTGGCAGACTTTGTTTTCAGCTTTGTTGCATGCTTTAAAAACCTTCATGATTGCAGTTTCTTCTTGTCATGCTTGGGAGGATTTTATGGCTTTCCTGCTTGAAAATTTCTTCCATCCTCACGTCCTTTGCAGGGAGATTGTGATGGAACTTTGGTGCTTTTTGGTGCGTCATGCTGAGGTGGACTTGGTGAATGGTATTATCGATAAACTTTGCACATTGATGAAGTCTTTGGTATCTTCAGAATCTGTTTTTTTACCTGGCTCTACCCTAAGAAAAATGGCACATTCAATTTGCATACTTCTTACTTATAGTAGACAATCTTTGGTTGACAAGGTTTACAATTATGTTGCCAGTGATGACAGATCTCAATCATCATCAATTATGTATCTTGCTCTACTTTTAGAAGGTTTTCCAATAAATTCTCTGTCAGATAATATTAGAAGTTTCGCCAAGCAAAAAATCATCACTGATCATTTTAGCTTCATTGAGAGATTTGCTGACAAATCATTCAGTGCTTCCAGTTCTGGTGTGTTGGGAGTGCCAGTTTTTGCTCTATCTGCTTCCTTGCAGTTAGC CTATAGAAATGCTGCTGACAAGGTGATGAAGAATCAATATTGTAAGCTTTTGAGTGAAACACTCAGGATTATTTCGAATATGAAGCATCTATATTCAGTTGATGAGATGGAGGAAGTCATCTTGGAGCTTCAGGACCTGTTTATCTCAGGATCAACAGACTCAGATATTCAGTTTTATCAATGCAAAGCAGAATTGGCTCTTTTTATGGCAGGATTTGGTCAGGTGGAGATTTCAGAAAGCGATGATTGTGCTAAGAGCTGTGCTGTGTGGAAGTTGTACCACATGCTGCTCAGAGAGCGGCACTGGGCACTTGTTCACCAGGCACTTGCAGCATTTGGATATTTTTCTGAGCGTACCACTTGCAATCAGCTGTGGAGATTTGTGCCCGAGGATGCAGCTCTTTCATATGATTTAGAGTCTGGAAATGAGCCAAATGAAGAGAGATTTATGTCTGAGTTCAAGGCATTTCTTGAGAAGGAACTGACTCTTCTTACTGTTACATGTAGCTCTGAGCAGCCCAGGCTGTTAGTGAAGGAAGGTTTACTGCTTAGAGAAATAGTCcgaaatatttcaaatattgaattagaaCCAATGGCATGTGAAAGAATGGAAATTGCTGGTGAAAACTTATCTAATAAGAGAAGAAAACTTCCTGGTGAAGTAAGCAAAGGAATGGAATTACTGCAGAATGGTTTAAAAGTTATCGGTGATGGCATTTCCAATTGGCAGCAAAGCCAGTTTGACTCCACTGAACTTCAGAAGTTTTTGGCTTCCCTTTCTCGTCTTGAAGATGCTATTTCTCACTTAGTAGGCTTAACTGACAGTAGCTAA
- the LOC123210558 gene encoding uncharacterized protein LOC123210558 isoform X1, with amino-acid sequence MEGKCLNNQLQRLIEAIKASDVVESRVKLLNEVTDLDLSENSDVALLVECLTTFWEDFTCLDVSQCMLNKSILSVAAKYVNSDLSGCLVQFLSLGMKGSMWCRKHLKMTCMSKEESQEEEHCSFFYQLLSDFMNFSADSFLALVRYPISNCETSMIIIEKFIMEQFNLTKDAISESKIINSVGLDIFKVAQAIIDAVIRLCKEYSQAVNVESSNARSEKNQFGRLCKEPIVVNHVANITKCAIERLSELGILAASGGGSLVTILNASWKGVVTLLQLGKGALAVKMNVADIIVTLISLINESLRCTTEAWSSKLKEAISVSEARRTFIPVKFYLINAVKIASLFPRQAYIVYKEITLCVLMISSLRISLSHDKGLKIASEVLTELLERSSLDLLNSLLNSPLDRLEKLEILDCLFTEECNLNPIRGEPISNYRAASTDEIFSLSCEAMSGARMLLPGRVGLFLSFLMYSPDLGEDMKLIMIRKVGWLLDVLTDEEVYSSILVSQIPVLYSSGKTVELVWQTLFSALLHALKTFMIAVSSCHAWEDFMAFLLENFFHPHVLCREIVMELWCFLVRHAEVDLVNGIIDKLCTLMKSLVSSESVFLPGSTLRKMAHSICILLTYSRQSLVDKVYNYVASDDRSQSSSIMYLALLLEGFPINSLSDNIRSFAKQKIITDHFSFIERFADKSFSASSSGVLGVPVFALSASLQLAQVSISDIEIKTLKFLVSTIRSYRNAADKVMKNQYCKLLSETLRIISNMKHLYSVDEMEEVILELQDLFISGSTDSDIQFYQCKAELALFMAGFGQVEISESDDCAKSCAVWKLYHMLLRERHWALVHQALAAFGYFSERTTCNQLWRFVPEDAALSYDLESGNEPNEERFMSEFKAFLEKELTLLTVTCSSEQPRLLVKEGLLLREIVRNISNIELEPMACERMEIAGENLSNKRRKLPGEVSKGMELLQNGLKVIGDGISNWQQSQFDSTELQKFLASLSRLEDAISHLVGLTDSS; translated from the exons ATGGAAGGAAAGTGCTTAAACAACCAGTTGCAGAGGCTAATAGAGGCCATCAAAGCTTCAGAC GTTGTTGAGAGCCGCGTTAAACTGCTCAACGAAGTGACGGATTTAGATTTATCGGAGAATTCTGATGTAGCTTTGCTTGTAGAATGCCTAACT ACATTTTGGGAAGACTTCACTTGTTTGGATGTGTCGCAGTGTATGTTAAACAAGAGTATTTTGTCTGTGGCTGCAAAATATGTAAATTCAGACCTATCTGGTTGTTTAGTGCAATTTCTAAGTCTGGGGATGAAG GGAAGCATGTGGTGCAGGAAGCATTTGAAGATGACCTGTATGTCAAAGGAGGAGTCTCAAGAGGAAGAGCATTGCAGCTTCTTTTACCAG CTGCTTTcagattttatgaatttttctGCTGATAGTTTTTTGGCTCTTGTGAGATATCCTATTTCAAACTGTGAGACATCGATGATTATCATTGAGAAGTTCATTATGgaacaatttaatttaacaaaagaTGCAATATCAGAGAGCAAG ATTATCAATTCAGTTGGCTTGGATATCTTCAAAGTTGCTCAGGCAATTATTGATGCTGTGATAAGGCTTTGCAAAGAATATTCTCAAGCTGTAAATGTGGAGTCCTCTAATGCAAGAtctgaaaaaaatcaattcggcAGGCTGTGCAAAGAGCCTATTGTTGTGAATCATGTTGCCAACATAACAAAATGTGCAATTGAAAGATTGTCTGAATTGGGCATCCTGGCTGCAAGTGGTGGTGGCAGTCTGGTAACAATACTAAATGCGTCATGGAAAGGTGTGGTGACCTTGCTTCAGCTTGGCAAGGGAGCATTAGCAGTAAAGATGAATGTAGCAGATATTATAGTGACTTTGATTTCACTGATCAATGAATCTCTCAGATGCACAACTGAGGCTTGGTCTTCTAAACTTAAGGAAGCCATTTCTGTAAGTGAAGCCAGAAGAACATTTATTCCAGTGAAATTTTACCTGATCAATGCCGTAAAGATAGCTTCCCTCTTTCCTAGACAAGCATATATAGTGTATAAAGAGATAACACTTTGTGTACTGATGATCTCAAGTTTAAGAATTTCGCTAAGTCATGATAAAGGTTTGAAAATTGCCAGTGAAGTATTGACAGAACTTCTTGAGAGATCATCTTTGGATTTACTTAATTCTTTACTGAATTCACCTCTTGACAGACTGGAGAAGCTTGAAATTCTTGACTGTTTATTCACTGAGGAATGTAATTTGAACCCTATCCGTGGAGAGCCAATAAGTAACTATAGGGCAGCTTCAACTGATGAAATCTTTTCTCTCAGTTGCGAAGCAATGTCTGGGGCAAGAATGTTATTGCCTGGTCGAGTTGGATTGTTTCTTAGTTTTCTGATGTATTCTCCTGATCTTGGAGAAGACATGAAGCTCATCATGATCAGAAAGGTCGGTTGGCTTTTAGATGTGTTAACAGATGAGGAGGTGTATTCTTCCATTCTTGTCTCCCAAATTCCAGTATTATACAGTTCTGGAAAAACTGTTGAACTAGTCTGGCAGACTTTGTTTTCAGCTTTGTTGCATGCTTTAAAAACCTTCATGATTGCAGTTTCTTCTTGTCATGCTTGGGAGGATTTTATGGCTTTCCTGCTTGAAAATTTCTTCCATCCTCACGTCCTTTGCAGGGAGATTGTGATGGAACTTTGGTGCTTTTTGGTGCGTCATGCTGAGGTGGACTTGGTGAATGGTATTATCGATAAACTTTGCACATTGATGAAGTCTTTGGTATCTTCAGAATCTGTTTTTTTACCTGGCTCTACCCTAAGAAAAATGGCACATTCAATTTGCATACTTCTTACTTATAGTAGACAATCTTTGGTTGACAAGGTTTACAATTATGTTGCCAGTGATGACAGATCTCAATCATCATCAATTATGTATCTTGCTCTACTTTTAGAAGGTTTTCCAATAAATTCTCTGTCAGATAATATTAGAAGTTTCGCCAAGCAAAAAATCATCACTGATCATTTTAGCTTCATTGAGAGATTTGCTGACAAATCATTCAGTGCTTCCAGTTCTGGTGTGTTGGGAGTGCCAGTTTTTGCTCTATCTGCTTCCTTGCAGTTAGC CCAGGTCAGTATATCTGATATTGAAATAAAGACCctgaaatttttagtttctacTATTCGAAGCTATAGAAATGCTGCTGACAAGGTGATGAAGAATCAATATTGTAAGCTTTTGAGTGAAACACTCAGGATTATTTCGAATATGAAGCATCTATATTCAGTTGATGAGATGGAGGAAGTCATCTTGGAGCTTCAGGACCTGTTTATCTCAGGATCAACAGACTCAGATATTCAGTTTTATCAATGCAAAGCAGAATTGGCTCTTTTTATGGCAGGATTTGGTCAGGTGGAGATTTCAGAAAGCGATGATTGTGCTAAGAGCTGTGCTGTGTGGAAGTTGTACCACATGCTGCTCAGAGAGCGGCACTGGGCACTTGTTCACCAGGCACTTGCAGCATTTGGATATTTTTCTGAGCGTACCACTTGCAATCAGCTGTGGAGATTTGTGCCCGAGGATGCAGCTCTTTCATATGATTTAGAGTCTGGAAATGAGCCAAATGAAGAGAGATTTATGTCTGAGTTCAAGGCATTTCTTGAGAAGGAACTGACTCTTCTTACTGTTACATGTAGCTCTGAGCAGCCCAGGCTGTTAGTGAAGGAAGGTTTACTGCTTAGAGAAATAGTCcgaaatatttcaaatattgaattagaaCCAATGGCATGTGAAAGAATGGAAATTGCTGGTGAAAACTTATCTAATAAGAGAAGAAAACTTCCTGGTGAAGTAAGCAAAGGAATGGAATTACTGCAGAATGGTTTAAAAGTTATCGGTGATGGCATTTCCAATTGGCAGCAAAGCCAGTTTGACTCCACTGAACTTCAGAAGTTTTTGGCTTCCCTTTCTCGTCTTGAAGATGCTATTTCTCACTTAGTAGGCTTAACTGACAGTAGCTAA
- the LOC123210558 gene encoding uncharacterized protein LOC123210558 isoform X3 — protein sequence MWCRKHLKMTCMSKEESQEEEHCSFFYQLLSDFMNFSADSFLALVRYPISNCETSMIIIEKFIMEQFNLTKDAISESKIINSVGLDIFKVAQAIIDAVIRLCKEYSQAVNVESSNARSEKNQFGRLCKEPIVVNHVANITKCAIERLSELGILAASGGGSLVTILNASWKGVVTLLQLGKGALAVKMNVADIIVTLISLINESLRCTTEAWSSKLKEAISVSEARRTFIPVKFYLINAVKIASLFPRQAYIVYKEITLCVLMISSLRISLSHDKGLKIASEVLTELLERSSLDLLNSLLNSPLDRLEKLEILDCLFTEECNLNPIRGEPISNYRAASTDEIFSLSCEAMSGARMLLPGRVGLFLSFLMYSPDLGEDMKLIMIRKVGWLLDVLTDEEVYSSILVSQIPVLYSSGKTVELVWQTLFSALLHALKTFMIAVSSCHAWEDFMAFLLENFFHPHVLCREIVMELWCFLVRHAEVDLVNGIIDKLCTLMKSLVSSESVFLPGSTLRKMAHSICILLTYSRQSLVDKVYNYVASDDRSQSSSIMYLALLLEGFPINSLSDNIRSFAKQKIITDHFSFIERFADKSFSASSSGVLGVPVFALSASLQLAQVSISDIEIKTLKFLVSTIRSYRNAADKVMKNQYCKLLSETLRIISNMKHLYSVDEMEEVILELQDLFISGSTDSDIQFYQCKAELALFMAGFGQVEISESDDCAKSCAVWKLYHMLLRERHWALVHQALAAFGYFSERTTCNQLWRFVPEDAALSYDLESGNEPNEERFMSEFKAFLEKELTLLTVTCSSEQPRLLVKEGLLLREIVRNISNIELEPMACERMEIAGENLSNKRRKLPGEVSKGMELLQNGLKVIGDGISNWQQSQFDSTELQKFLASLSRLEDAISHLVGLTDSS from the exons ATGTGGTGCAGGAAGCATTTGAAGATGACCTGTATGTCAAAGGAGGAGTCTCAAGAGGAAGAGCATTGCAGCTTCTTTTACCAG CTGCTTTcagattttatgaatttttctGCTGATAGTTTTTTGGCTCTTGTGAGATATCCTATTTCAAACTGTGAGACATCGATGATTATCATTGAGAAGTTCATTATGgaacaatttaatttaacaaaagaTGCAATATCAGAGAGCAAG ATTATCAATTCAGTTGGCTTGGATATCTTCAAAGTTGCTCAGGCAATTATTGATGCTGTGATAAGGCTTTGCAAAGAATATTCTCAAGCTGTAAATGTGGAGTCCTCTAATGCAAGAtctgaaaaaaatcaattcggcAGGCTGTGCAAAGAGCCTATTGTTGTGAATCATGTTGCCAACATAACAAAATGTGCAATTGAAAGATTGTCTGAATTGGGCATCCTGGCTGCAAGTGGTGGTGGCAGTCTGGTAACAATACTAAATGCGTCATGGAAAGGTGTGGTGACCTTGCTTCAGCTTGGCAAGGGAGCATTAGCAGTAAAGATGAATGTAGCAGATATTATAGTGACTTTGATTTCACTGATCAATGAATCTCTCAGATGCACAACTGAGGCTTGGTCTTCTAAACTTAAGGAAGCCATTTCTGTAAGTGAAGCCAGAAGAACATTTATTCCAGTGAAATTTTACCTGATCAATGCCGTAAAGATAGCTTCCCTCTTTCCTAGACAAGCATATATAGTGTATAAAGAGATAACACTTTGTGTACTGATGATCTCAAGTTTAAGAATTTCGCTAAGTCATGATAAAGGTTTGAAAATTGCCAGTGAAGTATTGACAGAACTTCTTGAGAGATCATCTTTGGATTTACTTAATTCTTTACTGAATTCACCTCTTGACAGACTGGAGAAGCTTGAAATTCTTGACTGTTTATTCACTGAGGAATGTAATTTGAACCCTATCCGTGGAGAGCCAATAAGTAACTATAGGGCAGCTTCAACTGATGAAATCTTTTCTCTCAGTTGCGAAGCAATGTCTGGGGCAAGAATGTTATTGCCTGGTCGAGTTGGATTGTTTCTTAGTTTTCTGATGTATTCTCCTGATCTTGGAGAAGACATGAAGCTCATCATGATCAGAAAGGTCGGTTGGCTTTTAGATGTGTTAACAGATGAGGAGGTGTATTCTTCCATTCTTGTCTCCCAAATTCCAGTATTATACAGTTCTGGAAAAACTGTTGAACTAGTCTGGCAGACTTTGTTTTCAGCTTTGTTGCATGCTTTAAAAACCTTCATGATTGCAGTTTCTTCTTGTCATGCTTGGGAGGATTTTATGGCTTTCCTGCTTGAAAATTTCTTCCATCCTCACGTCCTTTGCAGGGAGATTGTGATGGAACTTTGGTGCTTTTTGGTGCGTCATGCTGAGGTGGACTTGGTGAATGGTATTATCGATAAACTTTGCACATTGATGAAGTCTTTGGTATCTTCAGAATCTGTTTTTTTACCTGGCTCTACCCTAAGAAAAATGGCACATTCAATTTGCATACTTCTTACTTATAGTAGACAATCTTTGGTTGACAAGGTTTACAATTATGTTGCCAGTGATGACAGATCTCAATCATCATCAATTATGTATCTTGCTCTACTTTTAGAAGGTTTTCCAATAAATTCTCTGTCAGATAATATTAGAAGTTTCGCCAAGCAAAAAATCATCACTGATCATTTTAGCTTCATTGAGAGATTTGCTGACAAATCATTCAGTGCTTCCAGTTCTGGTGTGTTGGGAGTGCCAGTTTTTGCTCTATCTGCTTCCTTGCAGTTAGC CCAGGTCAGTATATCTGATATTGAAATAAAGACCctgaaatttttagtttctacTATTCGAAGCTATAGAAATGCTGCTGACAAGGTGATGAAGAATCAATATTGTAAGCTTTTGAGTGAAACACTCAGGATTATTTCGAATATGAAGCATCTATATTCAGTTGATGAGATGGAGGAAGTCATCTTGGAGCTTCAGGACCTGTTTATCTCAGGATCAACAGACTCAGATATTCAGTTTTATCAATGCAAAGCAGAATTGGCTCTTTTTATGGCAGGATTTGGTCAGGTGGAGATTTCAGAAAGCGATGATTGTGCTAAGAGCTGTGCTGTGTGGAAGTTGTACCACATGCTGCTCAGAGAGCGGCACTGGGCACTTGTTCACCAGGCACTTGCAGCATTTGGATATTTTTCTGAGCGTACCACTTGCAATCAGCTGTGGAGATTTGTGCCCGAGGATGCAGCTCTTTCATATGATTTAGAGTCTGGAAATGAGCCAAATGAAGAGAGATTTATGTCTGAGTTCAAGGCATTTCTTGAGAAGGAACTGACTCTTCTTACTGTTACATGTAGCTCTGAGCAGCCCAGGCTGTTAGTGAAGGAAGGTTTACTGCTTAGAGAAATAGTCcgaaatatttcaaatattgaattagaaCCAATGGCATGTGAAAGAATGGAAATTGCTGGTGAAAACTTATCTAATAAGAGAAGAAAACTTCCTGGTGAAGTAAGCAAAGGAATGGAATTACTGCAGAATGGTTTAAAAGTTATCGGTGATGGCATTTCCAATTGGCAGCAAAGCCAGTTTGACTCCACTGAACTTCAGAAGTTTTTGGCTTCCCTTTCTCGTCTTGAAGATGCTATTTCTCACTTAGTAGGCTTAACTGACAGTAGCTAA